The Fusibacter sp. A1 DNA segment AACTCTTAATTAAAATAGTTTGTTTAACGTCTAGCGTTAATTATTGAAACATTTTTTAAGGTGCTTGTTTCTTGCACTCTAATTATCCATTGTCGCTTTCCAACTCGCCTATCGTTTATACGGGGCGGCTTATTGGAAGCGGGTACATTGTTCAGTTGTCATGGTTCATTGATCGTGAATGTTTCTTATTCACGACGCCCCACCGGTTTAGTGAGATGAAATACGTTTCACTAGAAGGTGATTCACATTTCTTATTTAACTCTGCCGCTATCAACACTTTGTTTCGGCGACTAGTACATAGTATCATTTAAACCCCTATGCCGTCAACTCTTTTTATCATGTTTTTTGACCTTTTATGCATGTTTTTTATTTCTTCCTTATATAGAGTATAAAAAAACATCAAGATAGATGTGTTTTTATAGTTTTTTCAACGTATGCCCCAATATGTTGATTTTTCTGACTTTTTGTCGCTACCTATTGTTTTTTTACCCACTTTGCAAACGCGTGGTAGCGTGGGCGTTGTTTTATATCAATTGAATAATAATGCATACACTGCATATATATACACTTTGTTCTCGTGTTTAACATTTTACAAAAAACGAAAAACCACAGTGTGATGGCCTGTGGTTTCTCTAAGAGGATTTTATGGGGATACTTAATTTCAAAAATGCAACATGTGTTACATTCCCTTAATAAATACAATTTAATTGTACCATCTCGATATACTTTGTCAACGTCTTTTAATAAAATTCATAAAAAAACTGTAGAAATTTGATTTCTACAGTTTGCTTCTAAATTTCAGTTAGTTTTCGATACTCTTTCTGGAATTTCTTTATTATTTTCTTTTCCATTCTGGAAACGGTCATTTGAGAAACTCCCAGTTCATCAGCAACATTTATCTGTGTCTTATTCTGGAAGAACCTATCTTTGATGATCTTAATTTCTACAGGATTAAGTTTTTCCATGCATTTTTCGATGAAATCCTTGTTTTCAATGATATCAAAATACTTATCATCCTCACCTACAATATCCATTAACTGAATATCCTTATCGTCACCAGAACTGTCATAGGTGATATCAAGTGATTTAGGAGTGTAGACTTGACTTGCTTCCATAGCTTCGATTACTTGCTCCTGTGTACAAGACAAATAATCCGCTATATCTTCTATCTTAGGTACTCTTTGAAGATCTTGCTGCAATTTTACTTTTGCCACATTGATTTTCTTTGATAATTCCTGAATTCTTCTCGGTACACGCACAGACCAACCTTTGTCTCTGAAATACTTTTTAATTTCTCCAATGATGGTCGGTGTGGCAAAACTAGAAAACTCGAAACCTCGCTCTACATCAAATCGTTCGATCGCATAAATCAATCCAAGTGCCGCCACCTGAAAGATATCTTCATAATCGATTCCTTTATTGATGTACTTTTTAGCTAATATCTCACTTATGTACAAATGTCTGTTTACTAGCTCATTCCTTAAAACAAGATTTTTGTCGTCACTGTATAATCTAAACAACGCCTTGGTTTCATAGTCACTATAGATTGTGCGCTCGTGTATGCTGCCTCTCTTAGCCATAGTATCAGCCCCTAATTCTTCATAGTACGTTTAGACGATGTGTTTGATTAATTTGATAGCTGTACCTTCTTGTGGTGACGATTTTACTTCTACTTCATCCATTAGTGATTTCATGATGAAAATACCTAAACCACCTACTTTTGGGTGTTCTAAATCGGGTTCATGGTAAGATTTCATATCAAATCCAATACCCTTGTCGATAATTTCAACCGCAAATTGCTTTTCATTAACATGAAAATTGACGGTATAGCATTCTATTTCGTTGTTGCTATGAAGTACTGCGTTATTACATGCTTCACCAACAGCAACTTTAATATCTTCAATTTCTTCGAAATCAAATCCAATATTGTTGGCTATTACTGAAGTGGTAAGCCTTGCGATACTGACATATTCCGCTTTTGATGGTAACTGAATTGTAACGACTTCGCTCATTTTATAAACTCACCCTTCATTAACTATTTTGTCCTATTACAAAAATCTTATCTAGTCCTGTAATATTGAGCAATTTTGCAATATTAGATTTTGCATTGACGATTATGATATTATTATCATTTTTTTTCACTCGCTTGAGTATTCCTATCAAGACGCCAAGTCCCGTACTGTCGATGTATACGAGATCCTCACAGTTTAACTGTATGTCCGCTTCACGATCGTTAAGAATCGTATTGAGCACATCTTTAAGATTTCCTGATGTATGAATATCAACTTCTCCCGCAATATCAACATGCCACGCGCTAATTGTATCATTGTAGTTCTTCTTGAGTTTCAAGGCCATGCCATACCTCCCCTATTATAGTCACAATCCATAGATTCCCATTATGAAACATAAATAAACATTTATATTTGATTATTACTACGGTTCCCATTAATGTAGTGAATTTTCAAATTGTAACTCATCCTACTAGTTTATTTTATCTCAATTTTCACTGTTTGTACAATACATGCATCTACTATTTTCACATTTGAAAAAACGGACCAGTAAATGGTCCGTCATTATCAATTATTCTTTGTTTTCTTCTGAAACTTCATTATCGTCAATGATTTCAAGTTCGGACCCTTCTTCAAAATCCTTAATCTTGGCAAATGCGACAAGTTCGTTCTCTTCACCTATTTTCATCAGTCTTACACCACTAGTGCTTCTACCCATTGTAGAAATTCCTTCAACAGTGATTCTAATGATGACTCCTGCTGAATTGATCAGTATTAGTTGATCGTCATCCTCTACGACAGATGCGCCAACAATATAGCCGGTCTTATCAGTAACGTTGTAGGTAATGATTCCTTTTCCGCCACGATTCTGTATTCTATACTCGTCGAGTTTCGTACGTTTACCATAACCGTTTTCACTGATAACGAGTAATTTTCCAGTTTCTGTCACAATATCCACTGAAACAACATAGTCTCCTGAATTTAGAGCTATACCCCTGACACCGGTTGCTGTTCTACCCATTTCGCGGACGTCTTCCTCATTGAAGCGGATTGATTTACCGTGATTCGTAACACTGATGATTTCATTGGATCCCGTTGTCAGTCTTACTCCTATAAGTTCATCGTCTTCACGAAGATTGATTCCTATGATACCCGTTTTTCTAGAAGTGTCATACTGAGTGACATGAGTCTTCTTGATGACACCATTTTTAGTCATCATGATAAGGTATCCATTATCAAAATCTTTTACAGGTATTACGGCAGTGACCTTTTCACCTTGATCGACCGGTAGAATATTGATGATCGCAGTACCTTTAGAAAGTCGTG contains these protein-coding regions:
- a CDS encoding SigB/SigF/SigG family RNA polymerase sigma factor, whose translation is MAKRGSIHERTIYSDYETKALFRLYSDDKNLVLRNELVNRHLYISEILAKKYINKGIDYEDIFQVAALGLIYAIERFDVERGFEFSSFATPTIIGEIKKYFRDKGWSVRVPRRIQELSKKINVAKVKLQQDLQRVPKIEDIADYLSCTQEQVIEAMEASQVYTPKSLDITYDSSGDDKDIQLMDIVGEDDKYFDIIENKDFIEKCMEKLNPVEIKIIKDRFFQNKTQINVADELGVSQMTVSRMEKKIIKKFQKEYRKLTEI
- a CDS encoding ATP-binding protein; amino-acid sequence: MSEVVTIQLPSKAEYVSIARLTTSVIANNIGFDFEEIEDIKVAVGEACNNAVLHSNNEIECYTVNFHVNEKQFAVEIIDKGIGFDMKSYHEPDLEHPKVGGLGIFIMKSLMDEVEVKSSPQEGTAIKLIKHIV
- a CDS encoding STAS domain-containing protein, producing the protein MALKLKKNYNDTISAWHVDIAGEVDIHTSGNLKDVLNTILNDREADIQLNCEDLVYIDSTGLGVLIGILKRVKKNDNNIIIVNAKSNIAKLLNITGLDKIFVIGQNS